The genomic stretch tttctttttttcataaccGCTTTCTTTGTGACCTTTTTGATATCTTCTTCTGTCCCATGACTCATTTCTCTGTTGTGTCCTGTCTTTGAATTTGCtcctgtcctgttttttttctagttcTCTCATTCCTTAACCCTTGCAAACAAGTGTACATGTGTACACCACCTGTCAGTGGCCTATGTGTGAAAACCTTCACACCTTCCAGAGAATTCTGGTTTCTGGAAATTGGTTTCAATGAGGTAAGAGTGAGAAATTATTTAGGTataacaagtgttttttttgttatcaCCAGTATAACTGTGACTTCTGATGGTTAACTCCAGTTATATCCCTCTTAACTTTCCACACTTTTGACAACAGATGCTTCATATGGACATATTTTCACACTGGTGTTCATTCCTGTCCATGTCTATCACACCATAACTTCACTGCTCCTTTGTATTGTGCCAGTGCTGGTAATAGGTGGGCACGGAGAGGGCACTGACCTGTATGGCCTCAGACCCTGAGTAGGCATTATATAGGGGTTCAGCATTGCGGTGGGGAACATTAGTGGGTGAAGCATTGTGGGTAAAGTCATGGTCCGGTGGAAGGCAGGGTTTGGACGCAGGTGGAAGGAGGGGGGCGGAGCattctgctgctgtttctctaGTTTTGGGTGTAGTTGGCTGGTCTGGCTCTGGGAGGCATTGTTGAGGGGGTATAATGAGGATGAAGAGCCGCAGGAGGTTCCAGTGCTCGCAGTCAAGGGCAGAATCTCTTGAGGCTCGGAGGGCAAGGGTGGTGATTCCTGGACTGAGGAATGGCTGGGCCGTGCAGGGGGGAGGGGCTTCTGGCTCAGGCAGAAACAGACAGCCACCATGGACCCCAGCAGGACAAAGACCACGAACACACAAACGACAATCAAGAATGGCACATAGACAGGCAGCTCTGCAAACAGAGACATCAAGAACTTTGAGTTTTAAAGCggtagtttggcaaaaaaacatcaaatatacaaaTGTACGTTTTCCCTTCTTAACAAGTACTTAACAAAATTAATTACTATATTTATACTAATCTACTACTGTCTCCTGTACCATTCTGAGAGTACAATGAGAAATGAATTATCTTGCTTTTATCAGCTGAAGCTCCTCTGAAGTTCTGAGCAGTAGCCCAGTCTAAAGGGCCACTTCATCCTGGATGAGCTAAGAAAATTTAATTTGGccaaaaacaaactgaactCTGTGTAAATGACCAGCATGCGGTGGTGAGTTTGCTGGAGGACGGCGTGTTCATCTTAAACTCAAAACCCGTGTCCTGACGATAGCATGCCAGACCGCTTCTGGAGGTGGAGATGTTTTCAGCATGACAGAGAAAACACTTTATCTCTGGAAACTAGACTTTTATTCCTCTCGGGGAAATTTCTCCTCACAGGAAGTGTGTCGTTAACATCTTATTCAAGGAAAGATTAAGGCTTAATCTGACAAATCTACTTTAACCCTTAAACTGGGCTTCAGTGAGCTCCCAAGTGTACACAGAAAtgatgaattaattaatttatttatttgtaaagaaTTAATATTATCACCCAGAATGAAGATATATTAAAATCAATGTTTTAAAGGTGACATCTAAAAAGACCTTTTAACACATGGGCCACAAATTGTTCTCAAATTTGGACTTACTTGTCatgttaaaggggaagtccacaaAATTCTCAGAATATTTTCAAAACGCAATTGTACCATAATTTAATTGCaagtctatttatttatttatttatttacttttttaaaaagtataatgTTAGCCTGTATCTatgctttttattattaatttttttatttaaaaaaagtaacaaaaagaTAAGAATGTCCACCTTTTTGATCTTTAAAATGTCTTCTAAGGCACCCAATTGGAAAGGGCAATTCCAGAATTCTTCAGAatgcagtgtgtgagatgaaaacaaagtgattcagagtggtttggtgtgaaatggttcagatttcttcaaaatggtggtgacaggaaccaggggtcgccattcCTACAccacaaatatggccattttatttactatccaaacctacacgtgtcttctgagtttcttatggaatgttgatgatgggaaaatctgaaataatacattttcttgcGACTTTTGCTTCAAAACATCTTGCATGCATCCCTCCATcctgaatatattttttaaaaaagtgtgtttttgggaccaaatcttctcaaaactatcatgaaCAAGCTCTCAGTCATCTGGCAGTGAATTCATTATCATGTCATGTAATacgtttctgtgagggagcttttagaggtggacatctagttcctatcaccaccactgtgaacagttctgactagaacggaattttggaaaatcggTGGGATTGTCATTTAATAACTTGAGTGTAGAGCTCAAGCAGACACTGTACCTGCTGTATGCTCATTGATGTGGGTCTCCTGTCCCCGACTGTGGTCAGCGCAGGTTCCCTGGTCGAGTCTGGCCCGGCTGTCTCCGCAGCAATAACGCAGGTCACAGTGACCGCAGCATAACACCGCTTCTCTTTTATCAATCTGCTCTGGACAGTGGAACCCTTCTCTCCACTGCGCCCTGGTGTCCCTCCAGCCATGACAGTACTCTCCACTAACATGGACCAGTAGAGTTACAGCCAAAGAGACAAGCAGAACTGCCACACCCAGCTCTTTCATCCTGTTTTGTgttgaaacatatttttttaaaccataCTGTTAGAGTTCtcagtccatatatatatatatatatatatatatatatatatatatatatatatatatatatatatatatatatatacagaactGTTCACCCCccgtttatttaatttccagccaaaacaagTTTTAAGTACAAGATAATCCTCTTGCATAAAGAGATTTCAAAGCATGAAAGAGAGTTCAGacaaaatgggcctcctaacaaccacctggaaaacctggtagacaccaaaactgcccccatcagattaacagaacttgaagctttcatcttcgagagagaggagaaaatcaagctgcttcagatctgaaaacatccacaggtgtttctgtccatccttccactgtgagaagatggctcagcactatgggtctgaaaggatgtgcagctgttcaagaagaacctcactgagaaaaggagacggacacatcaaacataGAAACTGAACattggactgaccaccccaaagtcctgacctcaacatcactgaacatgtttgattacttcagaaaatgatcaaccaacttctaagactgaactttggaggcgtgtctgcagatttactCGAGAagctgaaagcgagtctcctgaaaagaatggaagctgtaaaaaaggtaaagagtgacacactgaacactcaaaCATCTGATATTAGAGGTAgttgttaaggcttctgtgtGGTTTTCTGTTGAAAAcgtgttttttgcttttttttctagacacagaaatattattaacttgtacttagtggctgttttggctggaaataaaataaatgctagGTCTTTTCTGACAGTACTGCATATATAAGACACCCCTGCTAAAATATTATGTTTGTGTTGATGTTCTGAGTGTGAATAAGTgaacatgtcctctacagagacacttctgcacattttaatacatatttactatttttctgctagcactcttaaaaaatggttctacatagaaccatggacactcaaaggagcatttgcttgattaaatggttctgtgcatcATAAAAGAGTTCTGTAATGTGCTGTcgatggttgtatatagaacattttagaaaagggttctataaagcaccaaataGTTTATTTCATTGTAAGAAGCTTGACATTGTCGGAACCATTGAagacacattctccaacaatctgaagaactcacagatcattatatatattgctgttgtcagatccAAACTTTGAAtccaaactttacaggagaagaaaaaaaacatactttacttttaatgtaaggcaatggaaccaaactttttcccaagtcattttatgtcatttgttttagtccattcatcatgaaatttacctataatgtaaagggccatacgtattttcaaattgtgtcaaaaacttaaaaacatgaaaaatgtatatatatatgtatgtatatatatatatatatatatatatatatatataattctgaTAGTTGCATTACTTTGTGTAGTCAATTGCTATTAACAGATTTGCCCTATGCATTGAAATTTGACCTTTAGGAAAGATTTCCTCCATTTATAACATTGTTATAATTATAGTTATATGAGTAAACAAAATAATCAGAACAATTTACAGGAAATAGAACTTACCTAACTTGCGAACAGGATGGAAAACACTGTCAGCGTAATAGAGTCCACTGACTGCAGGCTGCTCATTGGTAGCACTGCTGCACTGCGAGTAGTGAAGGACTGTAGTGCTGAACTCTCAGCCTAAATCTGCAGGCTCTGAGTTTGAAATGTGCCCAAAGC from Pygocentrus nattereri isolate fPygNat1 chromosome 23, fPygNat1.pri, whole genome shotgun sequence encodes the following:
- the LOC108430410 gene encoding protein shisa-2 → MKELGVAVLLVSLAVTLLVHVSGEYCHGWRDTRAQWREGFHCPEQIDKREAVLCCGHCDLRYCCGDSRARLDQGTCADHSRGQETHINEHTAELPVYVPFLIVVCVFVVFVLLGSMVAVCFCLSQKPLPPARPSHSSVQESPPLPSEPQEILPLTASTGTSCGSSSSLYPLNNASQSQTSQLHPKLEKQQQNAPPPSFHLRPNPAFHRTMTLPTMLHPLMFPTAMLNPYIMPTQGLRPYRSVPSPCPPITSTGTIQRSSEVMV